From one Solea solea chromosome 15, fSolSol10.1, whole genome shotgun sequence genomic stretch:
- the LOC131474333 gene encoding BLOC-2 complex member HPS6: protein MAQFVLEQLSGFGDYNGSEELSEILGLINDALSDVRLSPDDRHVHVILRKPKAGLVTFDKYERVQLVHNQKKLDLRLTRTVPIVDILYLEHNNKVNNNNSSSSSKDSATVAVVYENGKAEFWRFQECRAGWHLLQTSDLCNSPRARVVSVCVCSNLIIWCEERPPSESSPALSSTRNKLRYCVCRRDFEVGEGSVSLGGVKIALHNNPRFTLVASGEYVHLLPDLRVKPQLSFSKIFISWSPRLNSFRISVTCKNTPLKLLSAKESDFKKLVTDSLGYLSTLEPPEIFSFSPTLCGGLLLLLSTGWLCLLQKDGMLRQVYKQADSCLAKYGTHTSLCMYKDTLALLVGQNLHLVDMNCGRELQTITLQREGVLYSNRAETRTPHLLLETGLYVVVNKETEPSNSKVKLDISTEYFHHGALLVEAVFEEACKYYQQRSLSSTQLTVDTLKKGGRFQAPISLASILRNYFDTGSKWKGAELHQNGGGGCMAGQDKLMGSLEAELKALVSLEELKGSIVRGSVKEVEAVCESLVEKEVARLMTSSELDKESLLYLNSIFSIFPCEAWRAAQAALQLHNREGSLSSSAPADVWKTVLSPASTSRLPAAIRLSNGGPKHNHSDSIANCKVKSPSSTPPAALPVFELLCHSVLHFQPSWLPKFLELAQQQQGSVGLGLILASSSWSFSGGKGREGGGNNVPLYKRALYVLSSPSFDADQHHDLEVELLLVSGRPNAILQAMRVLMAKQEWERVTQVAQKFCKTSPLLNKEIFTTLLCEVAHHRDLDPYLNLLWTLCPEDLTVTTILNLVLKSLPSSHAPSSFSVSTTTSSSSAPFADSNSSQLTIGLLKPLLKKVLQRETKPSQHYADILHSPLFPPPAPPRESTEQPGTVTDSEADSAECNNISPTSQQQSPTHTTAQRAKVTLPANPLCSS from the coding sequence ATGGCGCAGTTTGTTTTGGAGCAGCTGTCAGGATTCGGGGACTACAATGGCAGTGAAGAGCTAAGTGAAATACTGGGACTAATTAACGACGCTCTGTCGGACGTTCGCCTGAGCCCTGATGATCGTCACGTCCATGTCATCCTCCGAAAGCCTAAAGCTGGTCTTGTGACTTTTGACAAGTATGAAAGAGTCCAGCTGGTCCACAACCAGAAGAAACTGGATTTGCGTTTAACACGGACTGTTCCCATTGTGGATATTTTATATTTGGAACATAATAACaaggtcaacaacaacaacagtagtagtagcagtaaagACTCAGCCACAGTTGCAGTGGTTTATGAGAATGGAAAAGCTGAGTTCTGGAGGTTCCAGGAGTGCAGAGCTGGCTGGCATCTCCTGCAAACATCAGATTTGTGCAACAGTCCCCGGGCCAgagtggtgtctgtgtgtgtttgctccaaCCTGATCATCTGGTGCGAGGAGAGGCCGCCTTCAGAGAGCTCCCCTGCTCTCAGCTCCACCAGGAATAAGCTTAGATACTGTGTCTGCAGACGTGACTTTGAGGTGGGGGAGGGATCCGTCAGCTTGGGAGGAGTGAAAATCGCCCTCCACAACAACCCCAGGTTCACCTTGGTTGCCTCAGGTGAATATGTGCATCTCCTCCCTGACTTGAGAGTGAAACCACAGCTAAGCTTTTCAAAAATTTTCATTTCCTGGTCCCCTCGCCTCAACTCCTTCAGAATCAGTGTGACATGTAAAAACACTCCTCTAAAACTGCTCTCAGCTAAGGAGTCTGACTTTAAGAAGTTGGTGACAGACTCTCTGGGGTATTTATCCACTCTTGAGCCGCCTGAGATCTTCAGCTTCTCCCCCACACTGTGTGGAggtctgcttctgctgctcagCACAGGATGGCTCTGTCTCCTCCAGAAAGATGGGATGCTGCGGCAGGTTTATAAACAGGCAGACAGCTGCTTGGCAAAGTATGGTACTCACACTAGCCTCTGCATGTACAAGGACACCCTGGCACTGCTGGTGGGGCAAAACCTGCATCTCGTCGACATGAACTGTGGAAGAGAGCTGCAAACTATTACGctacagagagagggagtgttATATTCAAACCGGGCTGAAACGAGAACACCTCATCTGCTCTTAGAGACTGGACTTTATGTGGTAGTGAACAAGGAGACAGAACCCAGCAACTCTAAGGTGAAACTTGATATCAGCACAGAGTATTTTCACCATGGAGCCCTCCTGGTTGAAGCTGTCTTTGAGGAGGCGTGTAAATACTATCAGCAGAGGAGTCTGAGCAGCACCCAGCTCACTGTCGACACACTGAAGAAGGGAGGCAGGTTCCAGGCTCCCATATCTTTAGCCTCCATCCTCAGGAACTACTTTGACACAGGGTCAAAGTGGAAAGGGGCAGAGCTGCACCAGAATGGAGGAGGTGGATGTATGGCAGGGCAGGACAAGTTAATGGGCTCCTTGGAGGCAGAGCTGAAAGCTTTGGTCTCTCTGGAGGAGCTGAAGGGCAGTATAGTGAGGGGAAGTGTTAAAGAGGTGGAAGCGGTGTGTGAAAGTCTAGTTGAGAAAGAAGTAGCCAGATTGATGACATCCTCAGAGCTGGATAAGGAGTCTCTGCTTTACCTCAACTCCATTTTCAGCATCTTTCCTTGCGAGGCATGGAGGGCAGCACAGGCCGCCCTCCAGctacacaacagagaaggttcaCTGTCCAGCAGTGCTCCAGCTGATGTGTGGAAAACTGTCCTCAGTCCTGCCTCAACCTCCAGACTCCCAGCTGCAATTCGACTATCAAATGGTGGGCCAAAGCACAATCACAGTGATTCCATTGCCAACTGTAAAGTCAAATCTCCAAGCTCCACCCCCCCAGCTGCCCTGCCTGTGTTTGAACTCCTCTGCCACTCAGTTTTGCACTTCCAACCCAGTTGGCTGCCCAAGTTCCTTGAGCtcgcacagcagcagcagggctcCGTCGGTCTGGGCCTGATTCTGGCCTCTTCCTCCTGGAGCTTTTCTGGTGGCAAAGGCAGGGAGGGCGGGGGGAACAATGTGCCACTCTACAAACGAGCTCTGTATGTGCTGTCCAGTCCGAGCTTTGATGCAGACCAGCACCATGACCTGGAGGTAGAGCTGCTCCTGGTCAGTGGGCGTCCTAATGCTATCCTGCAGGCGATGAGGGTCCTCATGGCCAAGCAGGAGTGGGAGCGGGTCACGCAGGTGGCGCAGAAGTTCTGCAAAACGAGTCCACTGCTCAACAAGGAGATTTTCACGACTCTGCTGTGTGAGGTGGCCCATCACAGGGATCTGGATCCATACCTGAACCTTTTGTGGACACTCTGCCCTGAGGACCTCACTGTCACAACCATACTCAACCTGGTGCTGAAAAGCCTCCCCTCCTCTCAtgccccctcctccttctccgtGTCTACTACaacctcctcatcctctgctCCCTTTGCAGACTCCAACAGTAGCCAGCTGACCATCGGGCTGTTGAAACCTCTGCTAAAAAAAGTCCTTCAGCGGGAGACCAAGCCCAGCCAGCACTATGCTGACATCCTCCATTCTCCTCTGTTTCCCCCTCCAGCACCTCCACGTGAGTCCACAGAGCAGCCGGGGACCGTCACAGATTCGGAAGCAGACTCTGCAGAGTGCAACAACATCTCCCCGACCTCTCAACAGcaatcacccacacacacaactgctcaAAGGGCCAAGGTAACACTACCTGCTAATCCGTTGTGCTCTTCATGA